The Nonlabens spongiae genome contains a region encoding:
- a CDS encoding NHL repeat-containing protein yields MKTNYFNTVLILILFIFHSGEAQTLEWAHALGGTTFDEGYAVAVDGSGNVYLTGSMQGTGDFDPGSATLNLTSNGSRDIFITKLNAQGILEWSHSIGGAFADEGFAIEADASGNVYVFGEFNFDVDFDPGAGVFNLNQGTGGKVFLLKLNAQGDFVWAKAIGGPFANGGVEAGNSLKLDSSGNIYVNGSFDGTPDFDPGTGVVSITSNGSEDIYVAKYDNNGGLIWVKGFGGAERDEAFFLDIDAAGNVYSTGRFRDVVDFDPGSGTSTLTSTGVYDVFVHKMDTNGNYQWSKSFGAIIFYGRRFRYSCRPIR; encoded by the coding sequence ATGAAAACAAATTACTTCAACACCGTTCTTATTCTCATCTTGTTCATCTTTCATTCTGGAGAGGCTCAGACTCTAGAATGGGCACATGCTCTAGGAGGAACAACCTTTGACGAGGGTTATGCCGTAGCCGTCGATGGTAGCGGAAATGTTTATCTCACAGGTTCCATGCAGGGAACTGGAGATTTTGATCCAGGAAGCGCCACGCTTAACCTCACCTCAAACGGGAGTCGCGACATATTTATCACAAAGCTCAATGCTCAAGGCATTCTCGAGTGGTCCCACAGTATAGGCGGTGCCTTTGCTGATGAAGGTTTTGCCATTGAGGCTGATGCTTCTGGAAACGTATATGTTTTTGGGGAGTTTAATTTTGATGTGGACTTCGATCCGGGAGCAGGAGTTTTCAATTTGAACCAAGGAACTGGCGGAAAGGTATTTCTACTCAAGCTCAATGCGCAAGGAGATTTTGTATGGGCAAAAGCGATAGGTGGCCCCTTTGCAAATGGAGGCGTCGAGGCTGGAAATTCATTAAAACTTGACAGCAGTGGTAACATCTATGTTAACGGGAGCTTTGACGGCACACCAGATTTTGACCCTGGAACTGGAGTGGTTTCCATAACCTCTAATGGCTCTGAAGACATCTATGTTGCTAAGTACGATAATAATGGAGGTCTTATTTGGGTTAAGGGTTTTGGCGGAGCAGAAAGAGATGAGGCATTCTTTTTAGATATAGATGCTGCAGGCAATGTCTATTCTACTGGACGTTTTAGAGATGTGGTCGATTTTGATCCTGGAAGTGGAACAAGTACGCTCACATCAACTGGTGTATATGATGTTTTTGTACATAAGATGGATACTAATGGCAACTATCAATGGTCGAAATCCTTTGGGGCGATCATCTTCTACGGAAGAAGGTTTAGGTATAGCTGTAGACCCATCAGGTAA
- a CDS encoding DUF4174 domain-containing protein, with amino-acid sequence MKNITCLILTFFTMALQNTQAQNFSLDAYRWENRLILIVSGNPEGDEILEQLKLFQNQRDALLDRKLLILKIDPKGSTLYNPSLNPVQNTINKNLYEEFGLDSKPFQILLIGLDGGV; translated from the coding sequence ATGAAAAATATTACTTGTCTTATATTAACATTCTTTACTATGGCGTTACAAAATACCCAAGCTCAAAACTTTTCTCTTGATGCATACCGCTGGGAAAACAGATTAATATTAATTGTCTCGGGAAATCCTGAGGGCGATGAGATTTTAGAACAATTAAAGCTTTTCCAGAATCAACGAGATGCATTGTTAGACCGCAAACTTTTGATCCTTAAGATTGATCCTAAGGGCAGTACGCTCTACAACCCAAGTTTAAATCCCGTTCAGAATACTATTAATAAGAATTTATATGAAGAATTTGGTTTAGATTCAAAGCCGTTTCAAATTTTATTGATCGGTCTGGATGGTGGAGTGTAA